One Cucurbita pepo subsp. pepo cultivar mu-cu-16 chromosome LG09, ASM280686v2, whole genome shotgun sequence DNA window includes the following coding sequences:
- the LOC111801848 gene encoding probable transmembrane ascorbate ferrireductase 4 yields the protein MAAALPSLAPLLIFARILGLLVAVLIFVWVLAFSSSFGHLPPAPDDRIFDVLHPLFMVIGFILLSGEAILVHSWLPGSRNLRKSVHLILQGLALTSGFFGIWTKFHWDRGFLANFHSLHSWLGLSVFTLFGAQWMMGFLSFWLWREVRATRERVLPWHVFLGLYSYALAVTVAETGLLEKLTLLQTKRNVPRKGPEAMVVNSLGLALALLGGIVVLTAISPKYTPSLPTIKQPFVSNSKPLSS from the exons ATGGCCGCAGCATTGCCCTCACTTGCCCCATTGCTCATTTTTGCCAGAATTTTGGGACTGCTTGTTGCCGTTCTGATCTTCGTTTGGGTTCTTGCCTTCAGTTCTAGCTTCGGCCATCTTCCCCCCGCCCCAGATGACCGTATCTTCGAT GTTCTGCATCCTTTGTTCATGGTAATTGGTTTCATTCTACTCAGCGGAGAAG CCATTTTGGTTCATAGTTGGCTGCCTGGTTCGAGGAATTTGAGGAAATCTGTTCATCTGATTCTTCAAGGGCTGGCTTTGACTTCTGGgttttttggaatttggacTAAGTTTCATTGGGATCGTGGCTTTCTGGCTAACTTCCACAGCTTACATTCTTGGTTGGGTTTGAGCGTTTTCACTTTGTTCGGAGCTCAg TGGATGATGGGTTTTCTGAGCTTCTGGCTCTGGAGGGAGGTGAGAGCAACAAGAGAAAGAGTGCTGCCATGGCATGTGTTCCTTGGGCTATACAGTTATGCATTGGCAGTGACAGTAGCAGAAACAGGGCTTCTAGAGAAGCTGACATTGTTGCAAACAAAGAGAAATGTCCCTAGAAAAGGCCCTGAAGCCATGGTTGTCAACAGTCTAGGCCTGGCCTTGGCTTTGCTCGGTGGAATTGTGGTGCTCACTGCTATATCTCCTAAATATACTCCTTCACTTCCCACCATCAAACAGCCATTTGTCTCCAATTCAAAGCCATTGTCTTCTTAA
- the LOC111801841 gene encoding protein decapping 5-like: MASESDSRSSSAADSYVGSLISLTSKSEIRYEGVLYNINTEESSIGLRNVRSFGTEGRKKDGPQVPPSDQVFEYILFRGSDIKDLQVKSSPPVQTTSLINNDPAIIQSHYPRPVSIPSSLPPPVSGPLPDINSQAMPMGIPGSNFQSGLPLYQPGGNVGSWGASPSQPPPNPSAGGLGLPMYWQGYYGHPNGLPHMHHQSLLRPPPGLSLPSSLQQPLQYPNLNAYLPTGAPNPLEVSSSLFSANPTAPSLSSTAMPPVTVSSTLPSVLSVPQTSEMSSSSMVNKTINSALPQAPISTNLTSLSPLTASLDVSPVVPPTTNKTTTVSGSAMSYQTVSQSTSSIIGTSNSVLTSAPAPALVTPDQLLHTTVVSSSLPSQTVQKDLEVVQASSSLAAEQTVPVPADTQPPLLPLPTSSRVVQKPNGSTSQTRHIYRGRGRGRRFGNQHPTEKFTEDFDFMAMNEKFNKDEVWGHLGKNTKSPKYNDGDEKFSDEDDTYEEDDSESSKLGIKSVYNKDDFFDTLSSNTTNNEAQNGRRTRYFEQIKLDTETFGEFARYRGGRGGFGSGRGGRRGGYYGRGYGHGGRGRGRGMHNYNP, from the exons ATGGCTTCCGAGAGCGATTCCAGATCCAGTTCCGCGGCCGATTCGTATGTTGGAAGCTTGATAAGCTTGACTTCCAAGAGCGAGATTAGATACGAAGGCGTTCTTTACAACATCAACACCGAAGAGTCTAGTATCGGACTTAGAAATG tACGGTCATTTGGAACGGAAGGGAGAAAGAAGGATGGGCCACAAGTCCCACCAAGTGACCAAGTTTTTGAATACATCTTGTTTCGTGGAAGTGATATCAAG GATCTACAGGTAAAATCTTCCCCGCCTGTTCAGACTACATCCTTGATAAACAATGATCCAGCTATCATTCAG TCTCACTATCCTCGTCCAGTATCGATTCCTTCAAGCCTGCCTCCTCCTGTTAGTGGGCCTTTGCCTGATATTAATTCTCAGGCCATGCCAATGGGAATTCCTGGATCTAATTTCCAGAGTGGGTTGCCTTTATATCAACCTGGAGGAAATGTGGGGTCTTGGGGAGCTTCTCCTTCGCAACCTCCTCCAAATCCAAGTGCTGGTGGACTTGGTTTGCCAATGTACTGGCAAGGGTATTATGGCCACCCTAATGGACTTCCTCACATGCATCACCAATCGTTACTTCGTCCACCACCTGGCCTGTCGTTGCCTTCTTCCTTGCAGCAGCCACTGCAATATCCTAATCTTAATGCTTATTTACCCACTGGGGCACCAAATCCATTAGAAGTTTCATCTTCTTTATTCTCTGCTAATCCTACCGCTCCTAGTTTATCATCCACAGCAATGCCACCAGTTACTGTATCTTCGACACTTCCATCTGTGCTGTCTGTTCCACAGACGTCTGAGATGTCATCAAGCTCAATGGTCAACAAGACTATAAATTCTGCTCTTCCTCAAGCTCCCATAAGTACCAATTTGACATCGCTATCTCCTTTGACTGCAAGTTTAGATGTTAGTCCTGTTGTGCCTCCAACTACTAACAAAACTACTACAGTTTCTGGTTCAGCAATGTCTTATCAAACTGTCTCTCAATCTACATCCTCTATTATTGGAACGTCGAATTCTGTTCTCACAAGTGCGCCTGCACCTGCCCTTGTGACTCCAGACCAGCTGTTACATACTACTGTAGTCTCTTCATCTCTGCCTTCGCAAACAGTTCAGAAGGATCTGGAAGTGGTTCAAGCATCTTCCTCACTAGCAGCCGAACAAACTGTTCCAGTTCCAGCAGATACTCAGCCACCGTTGTTACCGTTACCAACGTCTTCACGAGTTGTCCAGAAG CCAAACGGTTCAACTTCACAAACTCGGCACATATACAGGGGACGTGGCAGAGGAAGACGATTTGGG AACCAACATCCAACAGAGAAATTCACAGAAGATTTTGACTTCATGGCAATGAATGAGAAATTTAACAAGGATGAAGTCTGGGGTCATCTTGGCAAGAACACCAAATCTCCAAAATACAACGACGGGGATGAAAAATTCAGTGATGAAGACGACACctatgaagaagatgacagTGAATCATCGAAGTTAGGGATCAAG TCTGTGTACAATAAGGACGACTTTTTTGATACTCTCTCAAGCAACACGACTAACAATGAAGCTCAGAACGGTAGGAGGACGAGATACTTTGAACAAATCAAGTTGGACACTGAG ACATTTGGTGAGTTTGCAAGATACCGAGGTGGTCGTGGTGGTTTTGGTTCTGGACGCGGTGGTCGTCGTGGTGGTTATTATGGGAGGGGATATGGCCATGGTGGAAGGGGTCGAGGGCGAGGTATGCATAACTATAATCCATAG
- the LOC111801331 gene encoding protein CHUP1, chloroplastic-like — protein sequence MVLRLGLVVAASVAAYAVRHINVKNSKSVASVDKLTENGEEKEEIKHYVEEEEEEEEVKLISSVFDQVPVYITEDEDILPEFEELLSGEIEFPLPEIDDDKAEKDRVYETEMANNASELERLRNLVQELEEREVKLEGELLEYYGLKEQESDITELQRQLKIKAVEIDMLNITISSLQAERKKLQEEIAQDGMVKKELEFARNKIKELQRQIQLDANQTKGQLLLLKQQVSGLQAKEMETRRKDDEMEKKMKAVKDLEVEVMELKRMNKELQIEKRELTIKLDAAENRISTLSNMTESELVSQTREEVNNLRHANEDLIKQVEGLQMNRFSEVEELVYLRWVNACLRYELRNYQAPTGKLSARDLNKNLSPKSQEKAKQLMLEYAGSERGQGDTDLESNFSQPSSPGSEDFDNASIDSSFSRYSSLSKKPSLIQKLKKWGGRSKDDSSALSSPARSFSGSSPSRMSMSQKPRGPLEALMLRNASDNVAITTFGTMEHEIPDSPSTPNLPTIRTQTPNESLNSVASSFQLMSKSVEGVLDEKYPAYKDRHKLALAREKQIKERADQARAERFGNISNSNLNTEFKGKTEKDRYATLPPKLSQIKEKPVVPSASADPSGEDKTTESPAISRMKLAEIEKRPPRTPKPPPKPSAGASVSKGPNPQGGVPAAPPLPPPPPGAPPPPPGGPPRPPPPPGSLAKGVGGDKVHRAPELVEFYQTLMKREAKKDTPLLSSTTSNVSDARSNMIGEIENRSSFLIAVKADVETQGDFVMSLAAEVRGATFSNIEDVVAFVNWLDEELSFLVDERAVLKHFDWPEGKADALREASFEYQDLMKLEKRVTTFVDEPKLPCEAALKKMYSLLEKVEQSVYALLRTRDMAISRYREFGIPVDWLSDTGVVGKIKLSSVQLARKYMKRVASELDAMNEPEKEPNREFLVLQGVRFAFRVHQFAGGFDAESMKAFEELRSRVRTTQTGDDNKQEA from the exons ATGGTACTCAGGCTAGGCCTTGTGGTAGCTGCTTCAGTTGCAGCCTATGCTGTAAGACATATCAATGTTAAAAACTCGAAATCCGTCGCCTCCGTCGACAAGCTCACCG AAAATGGTGAAGAGAAGGAGGAGATTAAACATTAT gtggaggaagaggaggaagaagaagaagtcaaGTTAATAAGTAGTGTGTTTGATCAAGTTCCTGTTTATATAACTGAAGATGAAGACATTTTACctgaatttgaagaacttttaTCTGGGGAGATTGAGTTTCCATTACCTGAAATCGACGACGACAAAGCCGAGAAGGATAGAGTGTATGAAACCGAGATGGCAAACAACGCGAGCGAATTGGAACGATTGCGTAACTTAGTACAGGAATTGGAGGAGAGGGAAGTAAAGCTTGAAGGTGAACTGCTCGAATACTACGGATTAAAAGAGCAGGAATCCGACATTACGGAGTTGCAGAGGCAGCTCAAGATCAAGGCAGTGGAGATTGATATGCTTAATATTACCATTAGTTCTTTGCAGGCTGAAAGGAAGAAGCTTCAAGAGGAGATTGCACAAGATGGTATGGTTAAGAAGGAGTTGGAGTTTGCTAGGAATAAGATCAAGGAGCTGCAAAGGCAGATTCAGCTTGATGCTAACCAAACAAAAGGGCAGCTGTTGTTGCTTAAGCAACAAGTTTCTGGTCTACAGGCAAAGGAGATGGAAACTAGAAggaaagatgatgaaatggaaaagaaaatgaaagctgtGAAGGATTTGGAGGTTGAAGTTATGGAGCTTAAGCGGATGAATAAAGAACTTCAAATCGAAAAGCGGGAGCTGACTATTAAACTCGATGCTGCTGAGAATAGAATCTCGACTCTCTCGAACATGACTGAA AGTGAATTGGTATCCCAAACTAGAGAGGAAGTCAACAATTTAAGGCATGCAAATGAGGACTTAATAAAGCAAGTTGAAGGACTTCAAATGAACAGGTTCAGTGAAGTTGAGGAATTAGTTTACCTCAGATGGGTCAATGCCTGCCTAAGATATGAACTCCGCAACTACCAGGCGCCTACCGGAAAACTATCCGCTCGTGATCTCAACAAGAATTTGAGCCCAAAATCACAGGAGAAGGCTAAACAACTCATGTTGGAGTATGCTGGATCGGAACGTGGACAAGGAGACACCGATCTCGAAAGCAACTTCTCCCAACCATCTTCTCCTGGAAGTGAAGATTTTGACAATGCTTCAATTGATAGTTCCTTTAGTAGATATAGTAGCCTCAGTAAGAAGCCTAGCTTGATTCagaagttgaagaaatggGGCGGTCGGAGCAAAGATGATTCGAGCGCTCTTTCGTCACCAGCCAGATCGTTTTCGGGGAGTTCTCCGAGCAGGATGAGCATGAGTCAGAAGCCAAGAGGTCCATTAGAAGCATTGATGCTTAGAAATGCAAGTGACAATGTTGCTATCACCACGTTTGGTACGATGGAACACGAAATTCCCGACTCTCCAAGCACCCCGAATCTGCCAACTATCAGAACTCAAACTCCTAATGAATCATTGAATTCAGTAGCATCATCATTTCAGCTGATGTCTAAATCAGTTGAAGGAGTGTTGGATGAGAAATATCCAGCATACAAAGACCGACATAAACTGGCATTAGCAAGAGAGAAGCAAATTAAGGAAAGGGCTGATCAAGCAAGAGCAGAGAGGTTTGGcaatatttcaaattcaaatttgaacactGAATTTAAAGGTAAGACAGAGAAAGATAGATATGCAACTTTGCCGCCAAAGCTTTCtcaaataaaggaaaaaccaGTTGTACCAAGTGCTTCTGCTGATCCATCTGGTGAAGATAAGACGACGGAGTCTCCAGCCATAAGCAGGATGAAGCTAGCCGAGATCGAGAAGCGACCTCCACGAACGCCTAAGCCACCACCAAAACCATCAGCAGGTGCTTCTGTAAGTAAAGGTCCCAATCCTCAAGGTGGTGTACCAGCTGCTCCACCTctaccaccaccacctcctgGTGCCCCACCTCCACCACCTGGTGGACCGCCTCGTCCACCGCCTCCTCCGGGAAGCTTGGCTAAAGGTGTAGGTGGTGATAAGGTTCATAGAGCGCCTGAGTTAGTTGAATTCTATCAGACGTTAATGAAACGAGAGGCTAAGAAGGATACTCCTTTGCTTTCTTCTACAACATCAAATGTATCTGATGCTAGAAGTAACATGATTGGGGAGATTGAGAACAGATCATCATTCCTCATAGCA GTTAAAGCGGATGTGGAAACTCAAGGCGATTTTGTCATGTCATTGGCGGCTGAAGTTCGAGGAGCTACCTTCTCTAATATAGAGGATGTCGTGGCCTTCGTAAATTGGCTAGACGAAGAGCTATCGTTCTTG GTTGATGAAAGGGCAGTCCTGAAGCACTTTGATTGGCCAGAAGGAAAAGCAGATGCATTAAGAGAGGCGTCTTTCGAGTATCAGGACCTAATGAAGTTGGAGAAGCGGGTCACCACGTTCGTCGATGAACCGAAACTTCCATGTGAAGCAGCTTTAAAGAAAATGTACTCCTTGCTTGAGAA GGTTGAGCAGAGTGTCTATGCACTCCTACGCACAAGAGACATGGCTATCTCGCGATATCGAGAGTTTGGAATTCCAGTCGATTGGTTGTCAGATACAGGTGTTGTTGGAAAG ATTAAGCTCTCATCAGTACAATTAGCAAGGAAATACATGAAACGTGTTGCATCAGAACTTGATGCAATGAACGAACCCGAGAAGGAGCCGAACAGAGAGTTTTTAGTCTTGCAAGGCGTCCGTTTTGCATTCCGTGTTCATCAG TTTGCGGGAGGCTTTGACGCAGAGAGCATGAAGGCTTTTGAAGAGTTGAGGAGCCGAGTTCGTACGACACAGACGGGTGATGATAACAAGCAAGAAGCctga
- the LOC111801846 gene encoding protein MIZU-KUSSEI 1-like: MSKRGNAFQLNVGTCGTQIFKPSNQDRARTPAAQPLRAAAAPSFLPFVPLFCFSNPFLQISDISSKLDHLPLLFISHHHNSKLPLSQTPTAMSNSLHDSSSSFSRRYFTWKNKPQEEQQHQEPLSFTLSSRFSEEDKQDNLKKPEKKKPSPSKLRTALTVIGRIRPTTNRSRLGGRVVGTLFGYRRGHVYFALQEDPKQNPTFLIELSTPTSVLVREMASGLVRIALECERKAERKKNCKLVEEALWRTYCNGKKCGYASRRECGAEEQRILKAVEPITMGAGVLPAAEGSGNGSEGELMYMRARFERVIGSKDSEAFYMMSPDCNGGPELSIYLLRI; this comes from the coding sequence ATGTCTAAACGTGGCAATGCCTTCCAATTAAATGTTGGGACTTGTGGcactcaaattttcaaaccatCAAACCAAGACAGGGCAAGGACTCCTGCAGCGCAGCCATTGCGGGCCGCCGCGGCGCCCTCCTTCCTGCCCTTTGTCCCTCTGTTCTGTTTTTCAAACCCATTCCTACAAATCTCTGACATTTCATCCAAACTGGACCACCTCCCCCTTCTCTTTATATCTCACCATCATAATTCCAAGCTCCCCCTCTCTCAAACCCCCACAGCCATGTCCAACTCCCTCCATgattcctcctcctccttctcccgCCGCTATTTCACCTGGAAAAACAAGCCccaagaagaacaacaacaccAAGAACCCTTGTCCTTCACTTTGTCCTCCCGTTTCAGCGAGGAAGACAAGCAAGACAACCTCaagaaaccagagaagaagaaaccatcTCCTTCCAAGCTCCGGACGGCTTTAACAGTCATCGGACGGATCCGGCCGACAACCAACCGCTCCCGGCTTGGCGGCCGGGTTGTCGGTACGCTATTTGGGTACCGACGAGGACATGTCTATTTCGCGTTACAAGAAGACCCAAAACAGAATCCGACGTTTTTAATTGAGCTATCGACGCCGACGAGTGTTCTGGTGCGGGAAATGGCATCTGGGTTGGTTCGAATCGCGCTGGAATGTGAGAGGAAAgcagagaggaagaagaattgTAAGTTAGTAGAGGAGGCGCTGTGGAGAACGTATTGTAATGGGAAGAAATGTGGGTATGCGAGTAGAAGGGAGTGTGGGGCGGAGGAGCAGAGGATTCTGAAGGCGGTGGAGCCGATCACGATGGGGGCAGGGGTATTGCCGGCGGCGGAGGGAAGTGGAAATGGGTCGGAGGGGGAATTGATGTACATGAGGGCGAGGTTTGAGAGGGTGATTGGGTCGAAGGATTCGGAAGCTTTTTACATGATGAGCCCTGATTGTAATGGAGGGCCTGAACTTAGTATTTACTTGCTTAGGATTTGA
- the LOC111802694 gene encoding transcription factor TCP12-like — protein MLASNTNQIHDEHESHQLSLQFIDYYNFDPFLDEDFILSQILYTQKQQFLDANNFEPEIGFEISVNNTNEEITQKALPQKKPISRKRSSNKDRHSKICTSKGPRDRRMRLSIEIARSFFDLQDMLGFDKASKTVEWLFAKSRSAIKELKEKFLSEGHNYNKSFDFSPLFRKVSVFEAPREKKRRKLRVVDKESRSRARARARERTRAKIVRRLEISKCDFEGNPIGDCMMGDVSEEIGTKNKIFEFERSQNERFLSSNVENSADDHVHLLPCSSMDMSSMSLDSTKASPAGLKLLELDEIDGVLIFYGE, from the exons ATGCTTGCTTCTAACACCAATCAAATCCATGATGAACATGAAAGCCACCAACTTTCCTTACAATTCATAGATTACTACAACTTCGATCCTTTCCTCGATGAAGATTTCATTTTGAGTCAAATTTTGTATACTCAAAAACAGCAATTTCTTGATGCTAATAATTTTGAACCTGAAATTGGGTTTGAAATTAGTGTCAATAACACCAATGAGGAGATAACCCAGAAAGCTTTACCTCAAAAGAAGCCCATTTCTAGAAAGAGAAGCTCGAACAAGGATAGACATAGCAAGATCTGCACGTCAAAAGGGCCAAGAGATAGAAGAATGAGGCTTTCAATTGAAATTGCACGAAGCTTCTTTGATCTTCAAGATATGCTTGGGTTTGATAAAGCAAGCAAGACAGTGGAGTGGCTTTTTGCTAAATCAAGAAGTGCAATTAAGGAGCTAAAGGAGAAATTTTTGTCAGAGGGTCATAATTACaacaaaagttttgatttttctcctctttttaGGAAAGTTTCTGTTTTTGAAGCGCctagagagaagaagagaaggaaattaaGGGTGGTTGATAAAGAATCAAGATCCAGGGCAAGAGCTAGGGCGAGGGAAAGAACAAGGGCAAAGATTGTTCGTCGTTTGGAGATATCAAAATGTGATTTTGAAGGAAACCCAATTGGGGATTGTATGATGGGTGATGTTAGTGAAGAAATTGGCACTAAAAACAAGATTTTTGAATTCGAACGAAGCCAAAACGAGAGATTTTTGAGCTCGAATGTCGAAAACTCAGCTGATGATCatgttcatcttcttccttgttCCTCCATGGATATGAGCTCCATGTCCTTGGACAGCACCAAAGCATCACCTGCAG GCTTGAAATTGCTGGAACTTGATGAAATTGATGGTGTGCTGATCTTCTATGGAGAATGA
- the LOC111801849 gene encoding geranyl diphosphate phosphohydrolase-like, translated as MVSEVQQINGTKTKTLVVAPPPSPQVAVAICLLRGKSVLMGRRLVSIGNSKYSLPSGHLEFGENFEECAAREMKEETGLDIEKVEFLKVTNNLFLDQPTPAHYVVVFVRAVLADPMQTPLNLEPDKCGGWDWYEWDSLPKPLFGPIKAMVMEGFNPFP; from the exons ATGGTGTCTGAGGTCCAACAGATTAACGGCACAAAAACGAAGACATTGGTGGTGGCGCCTCCGCCATCGCCGCAAGTAGCAGTGGCGATTTGCTTGTTGAGAGGTAAATCGGTGCTAATGGGGCGCCGACTTGTATCGATTGGCAACTCCAAATATTCTCTCCCAAGTGGCCATCTTGAATTTG gtgagaattttgaagaatgtGCTGCAAGAGAGATGAAGGAAGAGACGGGGCTGGATATTGAGAAGGTTGAGTTTTTGAAAGTGaccaataatttgtttttggatcAGCCAACGCCGGCTCATTATGTGGTGGTGTTCGTGCGGGCGGTGTTGGCTGATCCCATGCAAACTCCGCTCAATCTTGAGCCTGACAAATGTGGTGGCTGGGATTGGTATGAATGGGATAGTCTGCCCAAGCCACTCTTTGGTCCCATCAAAGCAATGGTTATGGAGGGCTTCAATCCTTTCCCATAA
- the LOC111801842 gene encoding piriformospora indica-insensitive protein 2-like codes for MEKKRFLVFVLFVCLGSWSYAQEGGEAAPMEKTELVALFSAIQGFVGNSWNGSDLYPDPCGWTPIQGVSCDIFDGLWYVTALSIGPTHENSLACAPNAHFRQQLFELKHLKTLSFFSCFVSATRNNSVSLPAGEWLNLAGSLESLEFRSNAGLTGKIPASLGSLPNLQSLILLQNGLVGEIPESFGDLIRLKRLVLCGNSLTGPIAPNLGRLSELLILDLSRNFLSGSLPPCLGNLSSLLKLDLSDNKLGGVLPDEIGDMRSLTLLDLSNNSFYGGLRRSFEKMNSLEEIILSNNPIGGELKNINWKSLRNLMILDLSDMGLTGDIPDSLSELKKLRFLGLSRNNLTGNPSPELAALPFVSAIYLSGNNLSGDLKFSEEFYGKMGRRFGAWDNPNLCYPMGMVTANSAPYGVKPCEEEEEEEVIKLTEKPFSNGNVAVSNGCSWVGVEGFWWKFVGKTLTMTLLIMRL; via the exons atggagaagaagagattCTTGGTGTTTGTATTGTTTGTGTGTTTGGGGAGTTGGAGTTATGCTCAAGAAGGTGGAGAAGCTGCTCCAATGGAGAAAACAGAGCTTGTTGCTCTGTTCTCTGCAATTCAGGGCTTTGTGGGGAATTCATGGAATGGCTCAGATCTTTACCCAGATCCTTGTGGTTGGACTCCAATACAG GGGGTTTCTTGTGATATCTTCGATGGGCTCTGGTATGTCACTGCACTAAGCATTGGACCAACTCATGAGAACTCGCTTGCTTGTGCTCCAAATGCCCATTTCAGACAGCAATTGTTTGAACTCAAACACCTTAAAACTTTGTCATTCTTCAGCTGCTTTGTGTCGGCTACGAGGAACAATTCTGTTTCACTTCCAGCTGGAGAATGGCTGAATCTCGCCGGAAGTTTAGAATCTCTTGAGTTCAGATCAAACGCTGGCCTCACTGGAAAAATTCCGGCCAGTTTAGGGAGTCTTCCAAACCTGCAATCTTTGATTCTATTACAGAATGGATTGGTGGGCGAAATACCAGAATCTTTTGGCGATTTGATCCGATTGAAACGGTTGGTTCTTTGTGGGAACTCGCTCACTGGTCCAATTGCTCCAAATCTCGGCAGGTTGAGCGAGCTGCTGATTTTGGATTTGAGTAGAAATTTTCTGTCGGGTTCTTTGCCGCCATGTTTGGGGAATTTAAGCTCCCTTTTGAAGCTTGATCTGAGTGACAACAAATTGGGTGGAGTTTTGCCGGATGAAATCGGTGATATGAGGAGTTTAACTCTTCTGGATCTCAGCAACAACAGTTTCTACGGCGGATTGAGACGGTCGTTTGAGAAGATGAATTCATTGGAAGAAATCATCTTATCCAACAACCCTATCGGCGGAGAACTCAAGAACATAAACTGGAAAAGTCTAagaaatttgatgattttggATCTCTCCGACATGGGTTTGACAGGGGACATTCCCGATTCACTGTcggaattaaaaaaactaaggTTTCTGGGACTAAGCCGCAACAATCTAACCGGAAACCCTTCGCCGGAACTTGCAGCTCTGCCATTCGTTAGTGCAATTTACCTGTCCGGGAACAATCTATCCGGTGACCTTAAATTCTCCGAAGAGTTTTATGGGAAAATGGGAAGGAGATTCGGGGCCTGGGATAATCCGAATCTGTGTTACCCCATGGGAATGGTGACGGCAAACAGTGCTCCGTATGGAGTGAAGCCAtgtgaggaggaggaggaagaagaagtgATCAAATTGACGGAAAAACCCTTCTCAAATGGGAATGTGGCTGTCTCAAACGGGTGTTCTTGGGTTGGAGTTGAAGGGTTTTGGTGGAAATTTGTGGGGAAGACATTAACGATGACGTTGCTAATCATGAGGTTGTga